A window from uncultured Desulfobacter sp. encodes these proteins:
- a CDS encoding PEP-CTERM sorting domain-containing protein: protein MKKLLSVVFTAFMVFAAASSAQAFSTDHLTLVVYNANDNEVAFDLGSVFQDFTAQNVELFGEGSISLGDYNAIGSFDQLSAAVFGADVNTYTGFITTSVATVPSEVRENGIDSFIGASDTYAGALIDSATPNKSTARLVPADEFGNKSTTTYNSIFNYDGQTPAGGYAGFNADYTDGEAALSDDYVDLYLYKAGYNADWSEWVTSSVNDAVIRINGNGSVVLNPTSGPSPVPVPGSITLLGLGLLGVAGIRRRR, encoded by the coding sequence ATGAAGAAGTTGTTATCTGTTGTTTTTACGGCTTTCATGGTGTTTGCCGCAGCAAGTTCCGCCCAGGCGTTTTCAACCGATCACCTTACATTGGTTGTCTATAATGCCAACGATAACGAGGTGGCCTTTGATCTTGGTAGTGTATTTCAGGATTTCACCGCTCAGAATGTTGAGCTTTTTGGGGAAGGTTCCATAAGCCTGGGTGATTACAACGCTATTGGTTCTTTCGACCAATTGAGTGCCGCAGTCTTTGGCGCAGATGTCAATACCTATACCGGTTTCATCACAACTTCTGTTGCAACTGTGCCTTCAGAAGTTCGTGAAAACGGAATAGACTCTTTTATAGGCGCCTCCGACACTTATGCTGGCGCTCTTATTGACTCTGCAACCCCGAACAAGTCAACGGCCAGACTTGTGCCGGCCGATGAATTCGGCAATAAATCCACAACTACTTATAACTCCATATTCAATTACGATGGCCAAACTCCTGCCGGAGGTTATGCTGGATTTAATGCGGATTATACAGATGGAGAAGCCGCTCTTTCCGACGACTATGTGGATCTCTACCTGTACAAAGCCGGTTATAATGCTGACTGGTCTGAATGGGTTACCTCATCAGTGAATGATGCTGTCATCCGGATTAATGGTAACGGCTCTGTTGTGCTGAATCCTACTTCCGGGCCTAGTCCCGTACCTGTTCCTGGTTCTATTACGCTCCTTGGACTTGGCCTTCTGGGCGTTGCCGGTATCCGCAGAAGACGCTAA
- a CDS encoding DNRLRE domain-containing protein yields MKTKLLPLFCLLFFIASAGQVFAGVVDIGSAADSQVVEGYSTSNYGSQTAMYVASASGGSYKNERAWVKFDLTGQIPAGATINSAKLRIWCWKSDTADNMTANVHGSTDDAWTETGITWNTQPSYETAVLDSREMTANTQDYWVEWDVTGFVQTEVNDNGDTLISFVVKAAVEGQDTYRTYAFDGKEFGSSLAPRLRIDYTGDWPTTGGFKIFHMNDMHSRLLPHEFDVPDTEDTVGMEWVGGASYFTTKLLELKSANPDSLIMDAGDISEGNPLGDLRGNGGMIDFYNELDRKLKLLGGRGIDAVVVGNHDVNSALMLNNMKNNANFPAISMNIYDVATGTPYFPEYVTVTVNGTKVGILGYTTDSSSFLGDDLVGVVEVKTCVWEDSDADTIDVKEKVDYLRNTEGCDVVILLSHVGQSRVTAGDDALIADSGGVLPPEVVISGHWHTWTERVWQPSNMNSKTLVAEAASYMQYIGELEVTGAGKYVQAQKHVIRNSQIVPDSDMEGLIAGLISEYNSQTPAPAHGIYDVIGYSAVDLTLDKDKWWTVSEYPWAATNAAGAWICDSMVWKANRLGLPVDLAMQSGGGIRRDVAAGEITYIEIYEAYPWSDDNMVRVQMTGQEIWNWIQSDYVGTSISYGWLVTARDGQITGITYQGSPISLTGTYNVAISEYMYAHPENTIIDTTPEDMSYSIREGVVDFTAQYNTPNNPMYPDGITPRYDLNTEFAGGFKAVVTMIADSENQPYHEDAFIRFIEATPETLARRTGYGLSELVNTDGSINMAHRFSEIMLYRSHLGFPDGLLKTGDIIEVWGEGGFYDGTPEFIDQEGIYGADQQFVVYGNDETLARAEYHATINSFWDEEHENHYVKFYAEKTGDSQVADSAGQEITVYQEDGYYTKTLPGNIGDILELTGVNTYEGDDGRRFRCNTAVTASSVSVTGYPGTSAVDAIEPYSQSGTGITLTATASDVDTDTIISGTTSVFINEIHYDNVSTDQGEAIEIAGPAGTDLTGWRIALYNGYNGEIYNTTSLSGTIADLGNGYGVVYVTYAANGIQNGAPDGIALVDDSGAVVQFLSYEGTFSAVDGPAAGMASTSIGASETSSTPVGYSLQLSGTGTTYEDFTWQSAAANSLGSVNTGQTFGAGSGSPSATGSTGEVTQVEFFYRYGLDGLTWGAWTSMGTDNTVGDGWSHAFSYPEGQGYYEFYTVSTDNDANVEDAPIRADARVLFNNSPEEPQLAESGIADGQTDVGLSPTLSVTVSDSDASAVDVSFYDGNGNLIDTVEDVTSGETASIVWDGLSEGTTYTWYAVVDDGIDAVQSPVWSFTTLTAPPVPALGMYGLILSTLLLSGIGLVNIRRK; encoded by the coding sequence ATGAAAACTAAGCTACTCCCGCTTTTTTGCCTATTGTTCTTTATTGCCTCTGCAGGCCAGGTGTTTGCAGGGGTCGTCGATATCGGGTCTGCTGCGGACAGTCAGGTCGTTGAAGGATACTCCACCAGTAATTACGGCAGCCAGACAGCCATGTATGTCGCCAGCGCTTCAGGCGGTTCCTACAAAAACGAAAGGGCCTGGGTCAAGTTCGACCTGACCGGCCAGATCCCGGCCGGTGCCACCATCAATTCGGCTAAGTTGCGTATCTGGTGTTGGAAATCCGATACGGCGGATAATATGACCGCCAATGTCCACGGCAGCACCGACGACGCCTGGACCGAAACCGGCATTACCTGGAACACCCAGCCGTCTTATGAGACGGCAGTGCTTGACAGCCGGGAGATGACAGCAAACACCCAAGATTACTGGGTGGAATGGGATGTTACAGGCTTTGTTCAGACCGAGGTGAATGACAATGGCGACACGCTCATCAGTTTCGTGGTCAAGGCGGCTGTCGAGGGGCAGGATACCTATCGGACATATGCCTTTGACGGCAAGGAGTTTGGCTCGTCCCTCGCCCCCCGGCTTCGTATCGATTACACCGGGGACTGGCCCACCACAGGCGGGTTTAAAATTTTTCACATGAACGACATGCACTCCCGCCTGCTGCCCCATGAATTTGATGTCCCGGACACCGAGGACACCGTGGGTATGGAATGGGTCGGCGGGGCATCTTACTTTACCACCAAACTGCTTGAACTCAAATCCGCTAACCCGGATTCTCTGATTATGGACGCAGGGGACATCTCCGAGGGCAATCCCCTTGGAGACCTTCGGGGAAACGGCGGCATGATCGATTTTTACAACGAGCTGGACAGAAAACTCAAACTGCTGGGCGGCCGGGGGATTGATGCCGTGGTGGTGGGCAATCATGATGTGAACTCTGCCCTGATGCTCAACAATATGAAAAACAATGCCAATTTCCCGGCCATCTCCATGAATATTTATGATGTAGCTACCGGGACGCCTTATTTCCCCGAATATGTCACGGTAACGGTCAACGGGACCAAGGTGGGTATCCTGGGTTACACCACCGACTCCTCGTCCTTTCTCGGGGACGACCTGGTTGGTGTTGTGGAGGTTAAAACATGTGTCTGGGAGGATTCTGATGCTGATACCATCGACGTCAAAGAGAAAGTCGACTACCTGAGAAACACCGAAGGGTGCGATGTGGTCATTCTCCTTTCCCATGTGGGCCAGAGCCGTGTGACTGCAGGCGATGATGCCCTGATTGCCGACTCAGGCGGGGTGCTGCCGCCTGAAGTGGTGATCTCCGGCCACTGGCACACCTGGACCGAACGGGTCTGGCAGCCGAGCAACATGAACAGCAAAACCCTGGTGGCCGAAGCGGCATCATACATGCAGTATATCGGGGAGTTGGAGGTCACGGGTGCCGGCAAATACGTCCAGGCACAGAAGCATGTGATCCGCAACAGCCAGATTGTTCCTGATTCGGATATGGAAGGCCTGATCGCCGGCCTGATCAGCGAATACAACAGCCAGACGCCGGCACCTGCCCACGGCATTTACGATGTGATCGGCTATTCTGCCGTGGATCTTACACTGGACAAGGACAAATGGTGGACCGTGAGCGAATACCCATGGGCCGCCACCAACGCAGCCGGTGCCTGGATCTGCGATTCAATGGTCTGGAAAGCAAACCGGCTCGGCCTGCCTGTTGATCTGGCCATGCAGTCCGGCGGAGGTATTCGCAGGGACGTAGCTGCCGGGGAGATCACCTATATAGAAATCTACGAAGCCTATCCCTGGTCCGACGACAATATGGTCCGGGTACAGATGACCGGCCAGGAGATCTGGAACTGGATCCAGTCGGATTACGTGGGCACCTCAATCTCTTATGGGTGGCTGGTAACCGCCCGGGACGGTCAGATCACCGGGATTACCTACCAGGGCAGCCCCATCAGCCTGACCGGGACCTACAATGTTGCCATCAGTGAATACATGTACGCCCATCCGGAGAATACAATTATCGACACAACACCCGAGGATATGAGTTATTCGATCCGGGAGGGCGTGGTTGATTTTACCGCGCAATACAATACACCCAATAATCCCATGTATCCGGACGGCATTACACCGCGTTACGATCTGAATACTGAGTTTGCCGGCGGATTCAAGGCCGTGGTCACCATGATTGCCGACAGTGAAAATCAGCCCTACCATGAGGACGCGTTTATCCGGTTCATTGAAGCCACGCCCGAAACCCTGGCCCGGCGCACCGGTTACGGTCTTTCCGAACTGGTCAATACCGACGGGTCCATCAACATGGCACACAGATTTTCCGAAATCATGCTGTACCGCAGCCATCTTGGTTTTCCGGACGGCCTGCTCAAGACCGGTGACATCATAGAGGTCTGGGGTGAGGGTGGTTTTTATGACGGCACCCCGGAATTCATTGACCAGGAGGGCATCTACGGGGCGGACCAGCAATTTGTTGTCTACGGTAACGACGAGACCCTGGCCCGGGCCGAGTATCATGCTACCATTAATTCTTTCTGGGACGAAGAACATGAGAATCACTATGTGAAATTCTATGCCGAAAAAACAGGGGATTCCCAGGTTGCAGATTCAGCCGGCCAGGAAATTACCGTCTATCAGGAGGACGGTTATTATACAAAGACATTGCCGGGCAACATCGGTGATATTCTGGAACTGACCGGGGTCAACACCTATGAAGGGGATGATGGCCGACGTTTTCGCTGCAATACCGCTGTCACGGCGTCCTCCGTTTCAGTAACAGGTTACCCCGGAACCTCGGCGGTGGATGCCATAGAGCCCTATTCCCAGTCGGGAACCGGCATCACCCTGACCGCCACAGCCAGCGATGTGGACACCGACACTATCATCAGCGGCACCACGTCGGTATTTATCAATGAAATTCACTACGATAATGTAAGTACGGACCAGGGTGAAGCCATCGAAATTGCAGGTCCGGCAGGTACAGATCTTACCGGTTGGCGCATTGCTCTCTATAACGGATATAATGGAGAAATCTATAATACCACCAGCCTGTCCGGTACCATTGCCGATCTTGGTAACGGCTATGGTGTGGTTTATGTAACCTATGCGGCAAACGGCATACAGAACGGTGCCCCGGACGGAATTGCCCTGGTGGATGACAGTGGTGCGGTTGTACAGTTTTTAAGTTACGAAGGCACTTTTTCGGCAGTTGACGGGCCAGCGGCCGGCATGGCCAGTACCAGCATCGGGGCATCTGAAACCAGCTCTACACCGGTCGGGTATTCCCTTCAACTATCCGGAACCGGCACGACATATGAAGACTTCACATGGCAAAGTGCTGCCGCCAATTCCTTAGGCAGTGTGAACACCGGCCAGACATTCGGTGCCGGAAGCGGCTCGCCCAGCGCTACCGGCTCAACCGGGGAAGTTACCCAGGTTGAATTTTTCTACCGTTACGGGCTGGACGGACTAACCTGGGGTGCGTGGACGTCAATGGGAACAGACAATACCGTCGGTGACGGCTGGAGTCACGCATTCTCCTACCCCGAAGGCCAGGGGTATTATGAATTTTATACCGTTTCAACAGACAATGACGCTAATGTTGAAGATGCGCCGATTCGGGCAGATGCCCGGGTTTTGTTCAATAATTCCCCGGAAGAACCTCAACTTGCAGAATCGGGTATTGCCGACGGCCAGACAGATGTCGGGTTGAGCCCGACATTAAGCGTCACTGTCTCTGATTCAGACGCAAGTGCCGTGGATGTCTCTTTTTATGACGGAAACGGCAACCTGATCGATACGGTTGAGGATGTAACATCCGGAGAGACAGCGTCCATTGTCTGGGACGGGCTTTCCGAAGGAACCACATATACCTGGTATGCAGTGGTTGATGACGGAATAGATGCCGTCCAGTCCCCGGTATGGTCATTTACCACCCTTACGGCACCTCCAGTGCCTGCTTTAGGGATGTACGGACTTATTTTAAGCACCCTGCTCCTGTCCGGTATCGGCCTGGTTAACATCAGACGAAAGTAA
- a CDS encoding AAA family ATPase — protein MTQDAVMEKSHLQDRIAPLSFDAPVYKKSREYRIDPDIVLRNRGICINPDAPEVEYYKILRTRIQQQAKKKKLNTLMITSPNKNEGKTITSINMGFIFAREFKQTVLLVDCDFKGQDIHKYLGIENDQSLIDYFLHGVPLNDLIIWPGIDKLTLISGDETVGNSTEILSSEAMEALVTEMGQRYSDRYVFFDAPPILERSEAISMAPMMDGIIMVVEARVTPKADIEKAVSLLPPDKFLGFVLNKKG, from the coding sequence ATGACCCAGGACGCAGTAATGGAAAAAAGCCACCTCCAGGACAGGATCGCCCCGTTGTCCTTTGACGCGCCGGTATACAAAAAATCCAGGGAATATCGTATTGACCCGGACATTGTTTTGAGAAACCGGGGGATCTGCATCAACCCCGACGCGCCCGAAGTTGAATATTATAAGATTTTAAGGACCCGGATTCAGCAGCAGGCCAAAAAGAAAAAGTTGAATACCCTGATGATTACAAGCCCGAATAAAAATGAGGGCAAAACCATCACCAGCATCAACATGGGGTTTATTTTCGCCCGGGAATTCAAGCAGACAGTACTGCTCGTGGACTGCGATTTTAAGGGTCAGGATATCCATAAATACCTGGGGATTGAAAATGACCAGAGCCTTATCGATTATTTTCTCCACGGCGTTCCCTTAAACGATCTGATTATCTGGCCGGGGATAGACAAATTGACCCTGATCTCCGGAGACGAGACCGTGGGCAATTCCACTGAAATTCTCTCTTCAGAAGCCATGGAAGCGCTCGTGACAGAGATGGGGCAACGGTATTCCGACCGGTATGTGTTTTTTGATGCCCCCCCGATTTTGGAACGTTCCGAGGCCATTTCCATGGCCCCCATGATGGACGGCATCATCATGGTGGTTGAAGCCCGGGTAACGCCCAAGGCGGACATTGAAAAAGCAGTCTCTCTTTTGCCGCCGGATAAATTTTTGGGTTTTGTCCTGAATAAAAAAGGGTGA
- a CDS encoding tetratricopeptide repeat protein, which yields MNKRTYPLISVLVLISFLVAGCGSPDDKKVAFLNKGKALMEKKEYVNAELEFKNAVQIDPEYAEAFFMLGQIEIERKNFQRAYQMFDKTLRLDPSNLQAEVELGRLLLGAKAKLKAEEYAAHVLEKDPKHVDGRLLMASIHFVNNAYDEGKAILSGMLAENLTRPEIYMMMASLSEKDKDWRGAKTFLAQGLEENPENVPLLLRLYKAAVRDEQFDAAEGYLKKAIDLEPDQIKLRLALAQYYLVQKDEPKAESYLNGVVDASDAQDSVVMPIVNFWLGAKQPEKAETMLKKVINDSPENFDFRLFLAQIYTNTGRLAESEQLLKESLELNKDPGHPGIIRTKMSLAKLMLAKALPDDAEKLVDEVLAEDHNNVEAHGMKGNFYLNRRDGLNAISEFRVVVTEKPDIVQGHLKLAQAHLINKEPMLALDVLEKGLKANPKSDKILMALARMKMVEKDPAKAEEYLKQIVDLAPDNINALISLGDFYTGTKEYDKALAQYEQVKTVHKDSPAGYIKTANVYLKRNEDDKALSELKAGYEKFPDAAMLVSQLSQLYVKKNDVAAAIALCEKRLGKNPKEAFSWNLLGGIHFVTKKYDKAETDFEKAIEIAPEWQKPYENLAQLYLTQGKKESAVAKLESAIRQNEKNKEAWMLLGMIHKRDKDYQAAATVFKHAFDAIPSLWSAANDYAYITSEYLAGQEGDLSEAMTYAQKAVSLSGSAGEVRDTLGWIYYKMGNFDLAHHELKMALAQRPDHYIVNYHMGMVLEKQGRHQEAVTHLESALAENMDFPGADDARKIVKQYEEGLN from the coding sequence ATGAACAAACGAACGTATCCACTAATTAGTGTTCTTGTTTTGATTTCATTCCTGGTTGCCGGGTGCGGCAGCCCGGATGACAAAAAGGTGGCCTTTTTAAATAAAGGTAAAGCCTTGATGGAAAAAAAAGAATATGTCAATGCGGAGCTGGAATTTAAAAATGCCGTTCAGATTGACCCTGAATATGCAGAGGCCTTTTTTATGCTCGGTCAAATCGAAATTGAAAGAAAAAATTTTCAACGGGCCTACCAGATGTTTGACAAAACCCTGCGGCTCGATCCTTCCAATCTCCAGGCCGAGGTCGAACTCGGCCGCCTTCTGCTCGGGGCCAAGGCGAAACTTAAAGCCGAAGAATATGCGGCGCATGTTCTTGAAAAAGATCCCAAGCATGTGGATGGACGGCTGTTGATGGCCTCTATTCATTTTGTCAACAATGCATATGACGAGGGCAAAGCTATTTTGTCCGGCATGCTGGCCGAAAATCTGACCCGACCCGAGATATATATGATGATGGCGTCTCTGTCCGAAAAGGATAAAGACTGGCGCGGGGCAAAAACTTTTTTGGCCCAGGGGCTGGAGGAAAACCCGGAGAATGTTCCCCTCCTGCTCAGGCTTTACAAGGCTGCCGTCAGGGATGAACAATTTGATGCGGCAGAAGGGTATCTTAAAAAAGCCATTGATCTTGAGCCGGATCAAATAAAGCTTAGACTGGCGTTGGCCCAATATTATCTGGTGCAAAAAGATGAGCCCAAGGCTGAATCCTATCTCAACGGCGTGGTGGATGCCTCTGATGCCCAGGATTCGGTTGTGATGCCGATTGTCAATTTCTGGCTGGGCGCAAAACAGCCGGAAAAGGCGGAAACCATGCTAAAAAAAGTGATTAACGACAGCCCAGAAAATTTTGATTTCCGGCTTTTTCTGGCACAGATATATACCAACACCGGACGGTTGGCTGAGTCTGAGCAGCTATTAAAAGAGAGCCTGGAATTAAACAAAGATCCAGGCCATCCGGGTATTATCAGGACCAAGATGAGCCTGGCCAAACTGATGCTGGCCAAAGCCCTGCCGGACGATGCTGAAAAACTGGTGGATGAAGTCCTGGCAGAAGATCACAATAACGTCGAAGCCCACGGCATGAAAGGCAACTTTTACCTGAACAGAAGAGATGGACTCAATGCCATATCCGAATTCAGGGTGGTTGTAACGGAAAAACCGGATATTGTTCAGGGTCATTTGAAGCTGGCCCAGGCACACCTTATAAACAAAGAACCCATGCTGGCATTGGATGTGCTTGAAAAAGGCCTTAAAGCAAATCCGAAATCCGATAAAATCCTCATGGCCCTGGCCCGGATGAAGATGGTGGAAAAGGACCCGGCAAAAGCTGAAGAGTATCTTAAACAAATCGTAGATCTGGCGCCGGACAACATCAATGCGCTCATTAGTTTAGGGGATTTTTACACCGGCACCAAAGAGTACGACAAAGCACTGGCGCAATATGAACAGGTCAAAACCGTTCACAAGGATTCTCCTGCCGGATATATCAAGACAGCCAATGTTTATCTCAAACGCAATGAAGATGATAAAGCGCTTTCGGAACTCAAGGCCGGGTATGAAAAATTTCCGGACGCCGCCATGCTGGTCTCCCAGTTGTCGCAGCTGTATGTGAAAAAGAACGATGTGGCCGCCGCCATCGCTTTATGTGAAAAACGGCTTGGGAAAAATCCAAAAGAAGCCTTTAGCTGGAATCTGCTGGGCGGTATTCATTTTGTAACTAAAAAGTATGATAAAGCAGAAACTGATTTTGAAAAGGCGATTGAGATTGCTCCTGAATGGCAGAAACCATACGAAAACCTGGCACAACTTTATCTGACCCAGGGGAAAAAAGAGAGTGCGGTTGCAAAACTTGAGTCCGCCATCAGGCAGAACGAGAAAAACAAAGAAGCCTGGATGCTTTTGGGCATGATCCATAAAAGAGATAAAGATTACCAGGCCGCCGCGACGGTGTTTAAGCATGCCTTTGATGCCATCCCTTCCCTGTGGTCTGCGGCCAATGATTATGCCTACATCACATCCGAATATCTGGCCGGCCAGGAGGGAGATCTTTCCGAAGCCATGACATATGCCCAAAAAGCCGTGAGCCTGAGCGGTAGTGCCGGGGAGGTAAGGGATACCCTTGGATGGATTTATTATAAAATGGGAAATTTTGATTTGGCCCATCATGAGCTTAAAATGGCCCTTGCGCAACGGCCGGATCATTATATCGTCAATTATCACATGGGCATGGTTCTGGAAAAACAGGGAAGACACCAGGAGGCTGTGACCCACCTTGAATCTGCGTTGGCCGAGAATATGGACTTTCCCGGTGCGGACGATGCCAGGAAAATCGTTAAGCAGTATGAAGAAGGGCTCAATTAA
- a CDS encoding substrate-binding domain-containing protein yields MFKKIMKGLVVGSAVLLMGAGAQAEQIEVNIYGASAQYKFWTAAAPVFLEDQGCTNIYTATSELEDRDSGIAVCAGTTVEGNAAISGTTDNGMGGDTVVIRYTTNASYDGIRAVMADGDFADECEATVGAYGYRRMIDLAQTDFLAAGGPVVNGLSCEPVTIGASDVAATTFQQTSTGALLGPNGGDVETRSIVYPTDVKNPVDAGLTNMRPIIVPFAFFANANVPVDNLSRMMAVSLFSGKVANWSSFVEGSDAPVVLCLRHAGSGTAATLNAAVMRKDSVVVTSQRVYTHPLVSNGRQPAIYFNKGSSDAVKCIGYDYTGTKQYGAIGYADSDKCGKTLADNAGDSKCDGVRRLTYQGVEGNSTNIKHGQYSFWSAQWMYYDDVNNSDSVLDLIGALKTFAEDDANIAEAGKEDFWAAQGAVPLNKADDFTLPTF; encoded by the coding sequence ATGTTTAAAAAAATCATGAAAGGTCTTGTGGTTGGGAGCGCTGTTCTTCTTATGGGTGCCGGTGCCCAGGCCGAACAGATTGAAGTCAATATTTACGGTGCCTCTGCACAGTATAAATTCTGGACTGCTGCCGCACCTGTGTTTCTTGAAGATCAGGGCTGCACAAATATTTACACCGCCACTTCCGAGCTGGAAGACCGTGACAGCGGGATTGCGGTTTGCGCCGGTACAACTGTTGAAGGCAATGCTGCCATTTCCGGTACCACAGATAATGGCATGGGCGGGGACACTGTTGTCATTCGTTACACCACCAACGCATCCTATGATGGTATACGTGCTGTTATGGCCGACGGGGATTTTGCTGACGAATGCGAGGCAACCGTTGGAGCGTACGGCTACCGCCGCATGATTGATCTTGCCCAGACTGACTTCCTTGCTGCCGGCGGTCCTGTGGTCAACGGCCTGTCTTGCGAACCTGTGACCATTGGCGCCTCAGATGTTGCTGCAACAACCTTTCAGCAGACCTCCACGGGTGCACTGTTAGGACCCAATGGCGGTGACGTTGAGACAAGATCCATTGTTTATCCAACTGATGTGAAAAATCCTGTGGATGCTGGTCTGACCAATATGCGGCCGATCATCGTACCCTTTGCTTTTTTTGCAAACGCGAATGTCCCTGTGGACAACCTGTCTCGCATGATGGCCGTTTCTCTGTTCAGTGGTAAAGTTGCCAACTGGAGCAGCTTTGTAGAAGGGAGTGATGCGCCTGTGGTTCTTTGTCTGCGCCATGCCGGTTCCGGTACCGCTGCAACTTTGAATGCCGCTGTTATGCGTAAAGACAGTGTTGTGGTAACAAGCCAGAGAGTCTACACACATCCGCTTGTTTCGAATGGCAGACAGCCCGCTATTTACTTTAACAAAGGCTCCTCCGACGCCGTCAAATGTATTGGATACGATTATACCGGTACCAAACAGTATGGTGCCATTGGTTATGCCGATTCTGATAAATGCGGAAAAACCCTTGCGGATAATGCCGGCGATTCAAAATGTGACGGCGTAAGACGCCTGACCTACCAGGGTGTGGAAGGCAACAGTACCAACATTAAACATGGTCAGTACTCTTTCTGGTCAGCCCAGTGGATGTACTATGACGATGTGAACAACTCTGACTCTGTACTGGACCTCATTGGTGCATTGAAGACTTTTGCCGAAGATGATGCCAATATCGCAGAAGCGGGTAAAGAAGATTTCTGGGCTGCCCAGGGTGCTGTTCCCTTGAATAAAGCCGATGATTTTACTCTGCCTACCTTCTAA
- a CDS encoding response regulator: METVLIVDDEEDIVELIQYNLSGQGYTVLSALSGEHGISLSIAHTPDLIILDLMLPGIGGLDVAKYLRQKEETKNIPILMLTAKSSEADIITGLESGATDYMSKPFGTEMLMARVRAILRRHVAVVPDVAQENEEPLENGLVINRNRYQVTVNGKPVNLTLMEFQLLSFLSSKKGWVFSRNQIVDAIHGTDYAVTDRSIDVVISGLRKKLKPKAHVIETVRGVGYRYKE; the protein is encoded by the coding sequence ATGGAAACCGTACTGATTGTTGATGATGAAGAGGATATTGTTGAATTAATTCAATATAATCTGTCCGGCCAGGGGTATACTGTTCTCTCGGCACTGTCAGGGGAGCACGGCATCTCATTATCCATTGCCCATACCCCTGATCTTATTATTCTTGATCTGATGCTGCCGGGAATCGGCGGCCTTGATGTGGCCAAATATTTAAGACAGAAAGAGGAAACAAAAAATATTCCCATCCTCATGCTCACCGCAAAATCAAGCGAGGCCGATATCATCACGGGCCTTGAATCCGGTGCCACAGATTATATGAGCAAACCCTTTGGGACTGAAATGCTTATGGCCAGAGTCCGGGCTATTTTACGCCGGCATGTGGCGGTTGTGCCGGACGTTGCCCAAGAGAACGAGGAACCTTTGGAGAACGGGCTTGTCATCAATCGGAACAGATATCAGGTCACGGTAAACGGCAAACCTGTGAACCTGACCTTGATGGAGTTCCAGTTGCTCTCTTTTCTATCCAGCAAAAAAGGGTGGGTGTTTTCACGCAATCAGATCGTGGATGCCATACATGGAACCGATTATGCCGTGACGGACAGGAGCATTGATGTGGTGATCTCAGGCCTTCGCAAAAAACTGAAGCCCAAGGCCCATGTCATTGAAACGGTCCGGGGCGTGGGGTACCGCTATAAGGAGTGA
- the xrtH gene encoding exosortase H → MSGKRVKLNRRAARDTANTSQQSLLSAQKQLHTFIWTFLIFTALIFIPASLVPEAWYGPLNRLTANLSAVFMRVMGTAPVVRGTNIRLDDFAVNVISECSAVHLIALFSAFVLAFPAGRIQKLTGIAVGVVWISGLNSVRIGAITMMGQFYPNLFEIFHIYLGQLGMLSTVVLLCLFWCRKVSDPLFLDRPIRFLLRFLAFSLVPFLLWLPLNRAYQCMVDGFVEKVFSAASYKIVIPLGHEFYYQSFSLVTMTGLLLAVKNVKLTIRLRWFACGVFVLTLLQIAIRICNTWIAAFHMQWAETISQLVYFLCIQAVPMGIGLVFVMKVRAEKIK, encoded by the coding sequence ATGAGCGGAAAACGAGTAAAATTAAACAGGCGGGCGGCCCGGGATACGGCCAATACATCCCAGCAAAGTCTATTGTCGGCTCAAAAACAGTTGCACACGTTCATATGGACTTTTCTGATTTTTACCGCCCTTATATTTATTCCCGCAAGCCTTGTCCCCGAAGCCTGGTATGGTCCGCTCAACCGTTTGACGGCGAACCTTTCCGCCGTTTTCATGCGGGTGATGGGAACGGCGCCCGTGGTCCGGGGAACGAATATCCGTCTGGACGATTTCGCCGTCAATGTTATTTCCGAATGTTCGGCCGTTCATCTGATTGCTCTTTTCAGTGCTTTTGTACTGGCGTTTCCGGCCGGCAGAATCCAGAAACTGACCGGCATCGCCGTCGGCGTTGTATGGATTTCAGGGCTTAACAGTGTCAGAATTGGTGCGATCACCATGATGGGCCAGTTTTACCCGAATCTATTCGAAATCTTTCATATCTACCTGGGGCAACTGGGCATGCTTTCCACGGTCGTGTTGTTATGCCTGTTCTGGTGCCGCAAGGTCTCCGATCCTCTCTTTTTGGACAGGCCGATCCGGTTTTTGCTACGATTTCTTGCCTTCTCCTTGGTGCCGTTTCTTCTCTGGTTGCCGCTGAACCGTGCGTATCAATGTATGGTGGACGGTTTTGTTGAAAAGGTGTTCTCCGCAGCCTCCTATAAAATAGTGATACCCCTTGGCCATGAGTTTTATTACCAGTCATTCAGCCTCGTCACCATGACGGGGCTTTTGCTTGCTGTTAAAAATGTTAAGCTAACCATCCGGCTGCGCTGGTTTGCCTGTGGGGTTTTCGTGCTGACACTGCTTCAGATCGCCATCCGTATCTGCAATACGTGGATTGCGGCCTTTCATATGCAATGGGCGGAAACCATTTCCCAGCTGGTTTATTTCCTATGTATTCAGGCCGTCCCCATGGGGATTGGACTGGTCTTTGTGATGAAAGTCCGGGCAGAAAAAATAAAATAG